AGGTGGTGCTGGTCGGCGGTATGACCCGCATGCCCAAAGTGATCGAGGAAGTGACCAAGTTCTTCGGCAAGGAACCCCACAAGGGCGTGAACCCGGATGAAGTGGTCGCGATGGGCGCCGCGATCCAGGCCGGTGTCCTGCAAGGTGACGTGAAGGACGTTGTCCTGCTGGACGTGACCCCGCTGTCGCTGGGTATCGAGACGCTGGGCGGCGTGTTCACCCGCCTGATCGACCGCAACACCACGATCCCGACGAAGAAAAGCCAGATCTTCTCGACCGCCGAGGACAACCAGAACGCCGTGACCATCCGGGTCTTCCAGGGTGAGCGTGAAATGGCGTCGGACAACAAGCTGTTGGGTGCGTTCAACCTTGAAAACATCCCGCCCGCCCCGCGCGGCATGCCCCAGATCGAAGTGACCTTCGACATCGACGCCAACGGCATCGTGTCGGTGGGCGCGCTCGACAAGGGCACGATGAAAGAGCAGAAGATCACGATCCAGGCGTCGGGCGGTCTGTCGGACGAAGACATCGAACAGATGGTCAAGGACGCCGAGGAAAACGCCGAAGCGGACAAGGCACGCAAGGAACTGGTCGAAGCGACCAACCAGGCCGAAAGCCTGATCCATTCGACCGAAAAGTCGCTGGAAGAGCATTCGGACAAGGTCGACCCGACCACGGTCGAGGCGATCGAACTGGCCATCGCCGCGCTCAAGGACGAGTTGGAAAGCGAAAACGCCGACAAGATCAAATCGGGCATCCAGAACGTGACCGAAGCGGCCATGAAACTGGGCGAAGCGATCTACAAGGCGGCGCAGGACGACGCCGACGACGAACCGCAAGCGGCGGATGAGCCGCGCGCGAACGATGACGATATCGTCGACGCCGAATTCGAAGATCTCGACGACGATAACAAGCGCGCCTGATTTTGGGCCTCAGAGGAACCAATCACGAGGCCGGCCCCCAATAGGCCGGCCTCAGACGTTCCAGCAAAGGACATGATCCATGGCAAAACGTGACTACTACGAGGTGCTTGGCGTCTCGAAAGGCGCAAGCGCTGACGAGATCAAGAAGGGCTACCGCAAGAAGGCCAAGGAACTGCATCCCGACCGGAATGCAGACAACCCCAACGCCGAGGCGCAGTTCAAAGAGGCCAACGAGGCCTACGAAGTCCTGAAAGACGCCGACAAGAAAGCGGCCTATGACCGCTTTGGCCATGCGGCATTCGAAGGTGGCATGGGTGGTGGCGGTGGCCGTCCCGGCGGCGGTTTCGGCGGCCAGCAGGGCGACTTTGGTTCTGCCTTTTCAGACGTGTTTGACGATCTGTTTGGCGACTTCATGGGCGGACAACGCGCTGGCGGTGGCGGGCGACAGCGCGCGGCGCGCGGGTCTGACCTGCGCTACAACCTGCGCGTTTCGCTGGAAGACGCATTTGCGGGCCTGCAGAAAACCATCAACGTGCCCACTTCCGTGCAATGCGACAACTGTTCGGGCACCGGCGCCGAAGGCGGCTCCGAACCCACGACCTGCCCCACGTGCTCCGGCATGGGCAAGGTGCGCGCACAGCAGGGCTTTTTCACCGTCGAACGCACCTGCCCCACATGCTCGGGTCTCGGCCAGATCATCAAGGACCCCTGCAAGGTCTGTAGTGGCGCGGGACGCGTGGAAAAGGACCGCGCACTGTCCGTGAACATCCCTGCAGGTGTCGAAACCGGCACCCGCATCCGCCTTGCGGGCGAGGGCGAGGCAGGCATGCGCGGCGGCCCATCGGGTGACCTCTATATCTTCATCGAGGTGGCCGACCACAAACTGTTCGAACGCGATGGCACAAACCTGTTCTGCCGCGTACCGGTCAGCATGGGGACAGCCGCCCTGGGGGGCAGCATCGAAGTGCCCACCATCGACGGCGGGCGCGGGCGCGTGCAAATTCCGGCAGGGTCCCAATCGGGGCGACAGATGCGATTGCGCAGCAAGGGCATGCCCGCACTGCGCGGCGGCGGCCCCGGCGACATGTTCATTGAACTCGCGGTCGAAACCCCGGTGAACCTGACAACACGTCAAAAGGAACTGCTGCGCGAATTCGAGGAACTCTCGGAGGAGAACAACCCCGAATCCTCCAGCTTCTTCTCCAGTGTGAAGTCCTTCTGGGATTCGATGAAGGGGTAACACGCCTTTTGCGCGCGATGCGCACGGTCAACCACAATCGTCACATCGGTCGGGCGGGCTTTCAACCCGCCCGCTTTCGACACAGCCACTCAGTTGGTGTGCACCCTGGCGGTGTACAGCCTGTGCACAGGGTGTGCACAGGTTGTGTACGTCCAATTTTGTCCAAATTAACCCTTCGCTAACCGCTCTGATGCACGCTTTGGCTATGTCCCATTTCGCAGAACAACCCCTTCCTTTCGACCTTGACGAGGCGCTCCCTGTCCCCCTGCCGAAGGGCCGGACACCGTCTTACATGGCCGATCATCGCAAACGTCTGCGCACCCGTTTCATGGACGGCGGCGCCGCGGCATTGCCGGATTACGAGATGCTGGAACTGGTCCTGTTCCGGGCCATTCCCCGACAGGATGTAAAGCCATTGGCTCACGCCCTGATGGCCGAATTTGGCGACTTCAATCGCGTCGTCACCGCCCCCGTCGAACGGCTGCGCGCGTTCAAGGGTGTGGGCGACGCAGTGGTCTGTGAACTGAAGATTGTCGAGGCAGCGGCACACAGGATGGCACGGGCCAAGGTGCTGAACAAGCAGGTGATTTCCAGTTGGGACGCTTTGCTGGACTATTGCCATACGACCATGGCACACCGCGAAACCGAACAGTTCCGGGTGCTTTACCTCGATCGCAAGAACGTGCTGATCGCAGACGAGGAACAGGCCAAAGGCACCGTCGATCACGTACCCGTCTATCCGCGCGAAGTGGCCAAACGCGCACTTGAACTGAACGCCTCCGCGCTGATCCTTGTGCACAACCACCCGTCAGGTGACCCGACCCCCAGCCAATCCGACATCGACATGACGGCCAGGATGGAAATGGCCTGTTCCGCCCTTGGGATCACCGTGCACGACCATTTGATTGTCGGCAAAAGCCGGGAACTCAGCTTCAAATCCGAAGGGTACCTTTAACGCAGCCACACCTCGACCCGCCGATTGGCCTGCCGTCCCCAGGCACTGTCGTCGCAGGCCATGGGCAACGCTTCCCCAAACGCGTCCACATCTAATTGAAATCGCTCGAAATTTGCTGTCGGGGCTGCGGCCTCGACCGCGCGGCGCACCGCTTGCGCGCGGCGTAGTGCAATATCCCTGTTGGCGGCGGCGGGACCATCCCCGTCACTGAACCCCACCAAAAGGATCTGCCGCGCATCATACGTCCCTTGCTCGATCGCGCGCGCCAATTGCTGCACATTCGACCGTGATTGCGCATCCAGCCGGATGGACCCTGCCTCGAACCGGAACGACGTCGTCAAACGGGACATGCCGTACAAGGTCCGGGTCATGCGCTGCAATTCCTCCAGCGACACCTCAGGTCCTGCGGACGTGATCGCATTGGCAAACCGGTATCCCTGGGCGTTGATCGATACCTCTTCGGGGGCCTGATCCACAAATCCGGCCCGCCGGATCACCACCTGCGCCGAAGGCCCGCGGGTAAAGGCCAGAAACTCTCGTCCGATCTTGGGCAATCTGCGTGCAGGCAGGTACAGGAACATCGGCGCCGTCAAAGGATAGTCTTCGGTCTTGATCGTCTCCCGCCCCGCGGACAGGGAAAATCCGCAGGGTCCCGTCAACGTCAATGTCCGGGTGTCGCCAGTGTCGGCATAGCTTGCGATGCCGATGGCAAACGGATCGCGCAACACGGCGTTGACCACATCCAGACCGCGGTCATGCCGGATGATACCATCGGCAAGCGCTGCACGCGCAGGGCCCATGATGTCATCTTCGACGGACTGGCCCAGCCCAGTGCGTGCATTCGGCAAGTGCAGCGAAATCGGAGCATCCGCGCCACCCAGTTCCGCCCAATTCTGTATTCGTCCCGCGAACACAGCTGCCAGGTCCTGCGGCGAAATCCGGTCAATCGGGTTCGACGGCGCAACAATCGGCACAAGGGCGTCCAGGGACAGAACGCGGCTGCGATTGGCCTGTGTCATGTCCCCCATCCCGGCATCCCTTGCACGTTGACGTTCGTCCGGACGGATCTCGCGCAGCGCCATGACGATGTCTGCGTCATTGGCCAAAAGGTCTGCGAACCCTTCGTCTGTTGTGGAAACATGGAAGTAAAAGCGGGCCACGCGTTTGGCCGTTGCCGTGTCGATCAGTTCGTAGATAAAGTTCCGCGCATCCACGTCTACGCGCCGCGTGTCGTAGTTGTTGCGCAAGGCAAACCCTTCGATCAGGGCGGGCATCAACACCGCCCCCATGGTGGAGGAACCGGATACACTGATCTCGGCCACGAAATCCTGCAGGTTCGGACAGGCGGGCCCTTCACACAACACACCCGACCCATCCACGGTCAATTCACCATAGACGGTTTCGATCCGGTAAAACTCGCC
The DNA window shown above is from uncultured Tateyamaria sp. and carries:
- a CDS encoding phosphate ABC transporter substrate-binding/OmpA family protein; the encoded protein is MALVRAAIFAALSFFGTALGAQDVTLTSPDGQVELSGTLLGFDGEFYRIETVYGELTVDGSGVLCEGPACPNLQDFVAEISVSGSSTMGAVLMPALIEGFALRNNYDTRRVDVDARNFIYELIDTATAKRVARFYFHVSTTDEGFADLLANDADIVMALREIRPDERQRARDAGMGDMTQANRSRVLSLDALVPIVAPSNPIDRISPQDLAAVFAGRIQNWAELGGADAPISLHLPNARTGLGQSVEDDIMGPARAALADGIIRHDRGLDVVNAVLRDPFAIGIASYADTGDTRTLTLTGPCGFSLSAGRETIKTEDYPLTAPMFLYLPARRLPKIGREFLAFTRGPSAQVVIRRAGFVDQAPEEVSINAQGYRFANAITSAGPEVSLEELQRMTRTLYGMSRLTTSFRFEAGSIRLDAQSRSNVQQLARAIEQGTYDARQILLVGFSDGDGPAAANRDIALRRAQAVRRAVEAAAPTANFERFQLDVDAFGEALPMACDDSAWGRQANRRVEVWLR
- the radC gene encoding DNA repair protein RadC, coding for MSHFAEQPLPFDLDEALPVPLPKGRTPSYMADHRKRLRTRFMDGGAAALPDYEMLELVLFRAIPRQDVKPLAHALMAEFGDFNRVVTAPVERLRAFKGVGDAVVCELKIVEAAAHRMARAKVLNKQVISSWDALLDYCHTTMAHRETEQFRVLYLDRKNVLIADEEQAKGTVDHVPVYPREVAKRALELNASALILVHNHPSGDPTPSQSDIDMTARMEMACSALGITVHDHLIVGKSRELSFKSEGYL
- the dnaJ gene encoding molecular chaperone DnaJ; translation: MAKRDYYEVLGVSKGASADEIKKGYRKKAKELHPDRNADNPNAEAQFKEANEAYEVLKDADKKAAYDRFGHAAFEGGMGGGGGRPGGGFGGQQGDFGSAFSDVFDDLFGDFMGGQRAGGGGRQRAARGSDLRYNLRVSLEDAFAGLQKTINVPTSVQCDNCSGTGAEGGSEPTTCPTCSGMGKVRAQQGFFTVERTCPTCSGLGQIIKDPCKVCSGAGRVEKDRALSVNIPAGVETGTRIRLAGEGEAGMRGGPSGDLYIFIEVADHKLFERDGTNLFCRVPVSMGTAALGGSIEVPTIDGGRGRVQIPAGSQSGRQMRLRSKGMPALRGGGPGDMFIELAVETPVNLTTRQKELLREFEELSEENNPESSSFFSSVKSFWDSMKG